From the genome of Gemmatimonadota bacterium, one region includes:
- a CDS encoding prepilin-type N-terminal cleavage/methylation domain-containing protein, with protein MPRLRSSPDRRPRSAARRTPCRRGFSLVEVVVAVVLLSVAALGVASSATFVARLAATARALALATRSTAHVVDSLRAVPCATLGAGAASTAAGTVRWSVAAPVGVRQLRAVLTPTSPRVARPVVEEALVPCD; from the coding sequence ATGCCTCGTTTGCGTTCCTCCCCTGACCGACGCCCGCGTTCCGCCGCGCGCCGCACACCGTGCCGTCGCGGCTTCTCGCTGGTCGAGGTGGTCGTGGCCGTCGTCCTCCTCAGCGTCGCCGCACTCGGCGTCGCCTCCTCGGCCACCTTCGTTGCGCGGCTCGCGGCCACCGCGCGTGCCCTCGCCCTCGCGACACGCAGTACCGCCCACGTGGTCGACTCGCTTCGCGCGGTCCCCTGCGCCACGCTCGGCGCCGGCGCCGCCAGCACCGCGGCGGGGACGGTGCGATGGTCGGTCGCGGCGCCCGTGGGCGTCCGGCAACTGCGTGCCGTGCTCACCCCCACCTCACCCCGTGTCGCCCGCCCCGTCGTCGAGGAGGCCCTCGTCCCATGCGACTAG
- a CDS encoding PAS domain-containing protein yields MTAINPEPRSFIDPRRLLRSIYMGRLAMTAAIYLAAVFAWRDADRGDTLVASLTITVAMIFTAGSALYSEDGKKSLGRTFLSLQAVFDLALVTAVVHITGGGASQFAALYILVIATSAVLLSTTGALLAAALACVLYFGDVILLTEAPIDAALLLQLGVFAVVALSSWYIAARLREARAGTEELAAELVKVRLEASDILRNIRSGIITIDARGTLLYANPTASTLLGLPLEGHIGESALALIEPVAPVLARAIERAAVDGVRTTRAEGTVATATRSFPIGLNTTVSVPNGTDGAPGAGTATVIFQDISDQKKLDTLHMRAERLEAVAELSASLAHEIKNPLASIRSAVEQLGRSPRANDDERSLSSLIVRESDRLSRLLSEFLDFARVRVTRIGPVDLASVARGATSLVATHPDRPEGVQVQCVVPEGEVIVEGDEDLLYRAVFNLALNAVQASTRPGTVRVEIAPLTSDDAPAGVSFDQGGVALRVSDEGEGIPSEIRDRLFDPFFTTKPGGSGLGLSVVHRAIESHRGFVFVDSDARGTRVTVLLPTFQADPESPRD; encoded by the coding sequence GTGACCGCGATCAATCCCGAACCGCGATCGTTCATAGACCCGCGTCGCCTGCTGCGCTCCATCTATATGGGACGCTTGGCGATGACGGCGGCGATCTACCTCGCCGCCGTCTTCGCGTGGCGTGATGCCGACCGGGGCGACACCCTGGTCGCCTCGCTCACGATCACGGTGGCGATGATCTTCACCGCCGGCTCGGCGCTCTACTCCGAGGACGGGAAGAAGAGTCTTGGGCGCACCTTTCTGTCGCTCCAGGCGGTCTTCGACCTTGCCCTGGTGACCGCGGTCGTCCACATCACCGGCGGCGGGGCGTCGCAGTTCGCGGCCCTCTACATCCTCGTGATCGCCACCTCCGCCGTCCTCCTGTCGACGACCGGGGCGCTGCTGGCGGCGGCGCTGGCCTGCGTCCTCTACTTCGGCGACGTCATCCTCCTGACCGAAGCGCCGATCGACGCCGCCCTGCTGCTGCAGCTCGGCGTCTTTGCGGTCGTCGCGCTCTCCTCGTGGTACATCGCGGCGCGCCTGCGCGAGGCGCGCGCCGGGACCGAGGAGCTGGCCGCCGAGCTGGTGAAGGTGCGCCTCGAAGCGAGCGACATCCTCCGCAACATCCGCAGCGGGATCATCACGATCGACGCGCGCGGGACGTTGCTGTACGCCAACCCGACCGCCAGCACGTTGCTGGGGCTCCCGCTCGAGGGGCACATCGGCGAGTCGGCGCTGGCGCTCATCGAGCCGGTGGCCCCGGTGCTGGCGCGCGCCATCGAGCGAGCGGCGGTGGACGGCGTGCGCACGACACGCGCCGAGGGGACGGTGGCGACGGCCACGCGTTCGTTCCCCATCGGGCTCAACACGACGGTCTCCGTGCCTAACGGGACCGACGGGGCGCCCGGCGCCGGCACCGCGACGGTGATCTTCCAGGACATCTCCGACCAGAAGAAGCTCGATACGCTGCACATGCGCGCCGAGCGGCTGGAGGCGGTGGCCGAGCTGAGCGCGTCGCTGGCGCACGAGATCAAGAATCCGCTGGCCTCGATCCGGTCGGCGGTGGAGCAGTTGGGGCGCTCGCCGCGCGCCAACGACGACGAGCGGTCGCTCTCGTCGCTCATCGTGCGCGAGTCCGATCGCCTGTCGCGCTTGTTGAGTGAGTTCCTCGACTTCGCCCGTGTGCGGGTGACGCGCATCGGGCCGGTGGACCTGGCGTCGGTGGCGCGCGGGGCGACGTCGCTGGTGGCGACGCACCCCGACCGTCCCGAGGGGGTGCAGGTGCAATGCGTCGTCCCCGAGGGCGAGGTGATCGTGGAGGGCGATGAGGACCTGCTCTATCGCGCCGTCTTCAACCTCGCGCTCAACGCCGTGCAGGCGTCGACGCGCCCGGGGACGGTGCGGGTGGAGATCGCCCCCCTCACTTCCGACGATGCGCCGGCCGGCGTCTCGTTCGACCAGGGCGGGGTGGCGCTGCGCGTCTCGGACGAGGGGGAGGGGATCCCCTCGGAGATTCGCGACCGGTTGTTCGATCCGTTCTTCACGACGAAGCCTGGCGGGAGCGGGCTGGGGCTCTCGGTGGTGCACCGCGCCATCGAGTCGCACCGCGGTTTCGTCTTTGTCGACAGCGATGCGCGCGGGACGCGCGTCACCGTCCTCCTTCCCACGTTCCAGGCCGACCCGGAGTCGCCGCGTGATTGA
- the pilO gene encoding type 4a pilus biogenesis protein PilO gives MAFPPKSQREQAMLLVSIVALALVGLYWTYVYSPKGTEIVTMTERVDTLESRNQRARAELKTGNVEALKAEAARHARDLEVMRQLVPTGNEVPALLEQVSTAARRVGLDLATVQPEPVIEGDQFDTYRYKITVTGGYHNVAEFLTNVGSLTRIIAPVNLALTPATSSVSGARSRPMGGSALDTKFEIQTYVAKTSASAKGGKS, from the coding sequence ATGGCCTTTCCTCCCAAGTCCCAACGTGAGCAGGCCATGCTCCTCGTGAGCATCGTGGCCCTCGCCCTCGTCGGTCTCTACTGGACCTACGTCTACTCGCCGAAGGGCACCGAGATCGTCACCATGACGGAGCGCGTCGACACGCTCGAGTCGCGCAACCAGCGGGCGCGCGCCGAGCTCAAGACGGGCAACGTCGAGGCGCTCAAGGCCGAGGCGGCGCGTCATGCGCGCGACCTCGAGGTGATGCGGCAGCTCGTCCCCACGGGGAACGAGGTGCCCGCCCTGCTCGAGCAGGTCTCCACGGCCGCGCGTCGCGTCGGGCTCGACCTGGCGACGGTGCAGCCGGAGCCGGTCATCGAGGGCGACCAGTTCGACACCTATCGCTACAAGATCACCGTCACAGGTGGCTATCACAACGTGGCCGAGTTCCTCACGAACGTCGGGTCGCTCACCCGGATCATCGCGCCGGTCAACCTGGCGCTGACGCCGGCGACCAGCAGCGTCTCCGGCGCGCGGTCGCGCCCGATGGGCGGCTCGGCGCTCGACACCAAGTTCGAGATCCAGACCTACGTGGCCAAGACGTCGGCGAGTGCCAAGGGAGGCAAGTCATGA
- a CDS encoding glycosyltransferase family 2 protein: MRGRTPIAREDVVLSVLIPVYNERSTIRLILDQVHAVPVKKEIICVNDCSTDGTREILDGLYAEGLIDKLIHQPVNRGKGAAIRTAMQASTGNIVIVQDADLEYDPADWPLLLDPIIDGKADACFGSRFLGGSHRVLYFWHSVGNSLLTTVSNMFTNLNLTDMETCYKAVRGEVARKLVLTADRFGFEPEITARLAQAKARIYEVPITYAGRTYAEGKKISWKDGVAAFWHIVRFNVF; the protein is encoded by the coding sequence ATGCGCGGTCGCACGCCGATCGCCCGTGAAGACGTCGTGCTCTCGGTGCTCATCCCGGTCTACAACGAACGCAGTACCATCCGGCTCATTCTCGACCAGGTGCACGCCGTCCCGGTCAAGAAGGAGATCATCTGCGTGAACGACTGCTCCACCGACGGGACTCGGGAGATCCTCGACGGGCTGTACGCCGAGGGGCTCATCGACAAGCTCATCCACCAGCCGGTCAACCGCGGGAAGGGGGCGGCGATTCGCACGGCCATGCAGGCCAGCACGGGGAACATCGTCATCGTGCAGGATGCCGACCTCGAGTATGACCCGGCCGACTGGCCGCTCCTGCTCGATCCGATCATCGATGGGAAGGCCGACGCCTGCTTCGGGTCGCGCTTCCTCGGCGGCTCGCACCGCGTCCTCTACTTCTGGCACTCGGTGGGGAACTCGCTCCTCACCACCGTCAGCAACATGTTCACGAACCTCAACCTCACCGACATGGAGACGTGCTACAAGGCGGTGCGGGGCGAGGTGGCGCGGAAGCTCGTGCTCACGGCCGACCGGTTCGGCTTCGAGCCGGAGATCACCGCTCGCCTTGCGCAGGCCAAGGCGCGAATCTATGAAGTGCCGATCACGTACGCCGGGCGCACCTACGCCGAGGGAAAGAAGATCAGCTGGAAGGACGGGGTGGCGGCGTTCTGGCACATTGTGCGGTTCAACGTGTTCTAG
- a CDS encoding PilN domain-containing protein — protein MIEINLLPGADKHKGRGSGFSLKAAAAGVSARIRDPYLLSAVASVLIAAAGIGGMHLSQASTLSTLEEREQGAVRDSARFAVVLKERRKAEAKRDSVVRQLEIIRSIDNDRFVWPHILDEVSRALPPYTWLKSIAQTAAVAPPAAAAPKDAKDGKPAAEGAANTKQDPQPSTEPLRFRVIGNTVDIQALTRFMKVLETSPFVQNVQLARSELVMVDGKEVTEFQLDAEYERPEKGTLTTAPVSLSVR, from the coding sequence ATGATCGAAATCAATCTTCTCCCAGGCGCCGACAAGCATAAGGGGCGCGGATCGGGGTTCTCGCTGAAGGCCGCCGCGGCTGGTGTCTCGGCGCGCATTCGCGATCCCTATCTCCTGTCCGCCGTCGCGAGCGTCCTCATTGCGGCTGCCGGCATCGGCGGCATGCACCTCTCGCAGGCCTCCACGCTGTCGACCCTCGAGGAGCGCGAGCAGGGTGCGGTGCGCGATTCCGCCCGCTTTGCCGTCGTCCTCAAGGAACGTCGCAAGGCCGAAGCCAAGCGTGACTCGGTGGTCCGCCAGCTCGAGATCATCCGGTCGATCGACAACGACCGCTTCGTCTGGCCGCACATCCTCGACGAGGTCTCGCGCGCCCTCCCGCCGTACACCTGGCTCAAGTCCATCGCCCAGACGGCCGCCGTCGCGCCGCCCGCGGCCGCGGCGCCGAAGGACGCCAAGGATGGAAAGCCGGCCGCCGAAGGGGCCGCCAACACGAAGCAGGACCCGCAGCCGAGCACGGAGCCGCTGCGCTTCCGCGTCATCGGCAACACGGTCGACATCCAGGCGCTCACGCGCTTCATGAAGGTCCTCGAGACGTCGCCGTTCGTGCAGAACGTGCAGCTGGCGCGCTCGGAGCTGGTCATGGTCGACGGCAAGGAAGTGACCGAGTTCCAGCTCGACGCCGAATACGAGCGCCCCGAGAAGGGCACGCTCACCACCGCCCCCGTTTCCCTCTCGGTCAGGTAG
- a CDS encoding glycosyltransferase family 39 protein — protein MTVAPGGGDASVGRSAHAPGIERTPLVSGAETLTLARLVPWMVALAAFGAAVAAIGPWPVGVFQDDGIYMVLAKSLATGEGYRYLNVPGTPNATHYPPLFPAVLALLWKVSPSFPQNVALFKFANAAWLGGAAALFYAFARERLQLGRMAAGLGVAAFSACAPVVLLTVMVLSEPMFLCTLAGTLILCERAASSARVKDAAIAGAAAAVLSLVRTLGILCVPATMLVLAWRRQWRAAFAIGAVTILLSIPWQLWVGAHAAEVPSIFLGKYGSYLGWLVDAVQRDGIVFLRDVAWANLKSLVAQGWASTATDTLNVYVRNTTSIALAFFFGLGLGAFARRAPSVALFLLFYLGIVVIWPFAPARFTWGVWPLVGLVYTMAVVTVWEWRGVASGRMGGPPQQHDRLGDRRAHHHFRATVIDSAHPAPPRPRLAHRARGRLRRLQLPRRHARLVGGGAGLGRQSRASARRVGRGQHRQHRRARDR, from the coding sequence ATGACGGTGGCTCCGGGAGGCGGCGACGCGAGCGTCGGGCGATCGGCGCACGCGCCGGGCATCGAACGGACGCCGCTCGTGTCGGGTGCGGAGACGTTGACGCTGGCGCGCCTGGTGCCGTGGATGGTGGCGCTCGCCGCCTTCGGTGCGGCAGTCGCGGCGATCGGCCCGTGGCCGGTCGGCGTCTTCCAGGACGACGGCATCTACATGGTGCTGGCCAAGTCGCTGGCGACGGGGGAGGGGTACCGCTACCTCAACGTCCCCGGGACGCCGAACGCGACACATTATCCGCCGCTCTTTCCCGCCGTGCTCGCGCTCCTGTGGAAGGTGAGCCCCTCGTTCCCGCAGAACGTGGCGCTCTTCAAGTTCGCCAACGCGGCGTGGCTGGGGGGCGCGGCGGCGCTGTTCTACGCCTTTGCGCGCGAGCGGTTGCAGCTGGGACGCATGGCGGCGGGGCTCGGGGTCGCGGCGTTCAGCGCCTGCGCGCCGGTTGTGCTGCTGACGGTGATGGTCCTGTCGGAGCCGATGTTCCTGTGCACGTTGGCCGGGACGCTGATCCTGTGCGAACGGGCGGCGTCGAGCGCGCGGGTGAAGGACGCGGCGATCGCCGGCGCGGCGGCCGCGGTGCTGTCGCTCGTGCGCACGTTAGGCATCCTCTGCGTGCCGGCGACGATGCTGGTGCTGGCCTGGCGGCGCCAGTGGCGCGCGGCTTTCGCGATCGGGGCGGTGACGATCCTGCTCTCGATCCCGTGGCAGCTGTGGGTCGGGGCGCATGCGGCCGAGGTGCCGTCGATCTTCCTGGGGAAGTACGGCTCGTACCTGGGGTGGTTGGTGGACGCGGTGCAGCGCGACGGGATCGTCTTCCTGCGCGACGTGGCGTGGGCCAACCTCAAGAGCCTGGTGGCGCAGGGATGGGCCTCGACGGCGACCGACACGTTGAACGTGTACGTGCGCAACACGACGTCGATCGCCCTCGCCTTCTTTTTCGGGTTGGGGCTGGGGGCGTTCGCACGGCGCGCGCCGTCGGTGGCCCTCTTCCTCCTGTTCTACCTCGGGATCGTCGTGATCTGGCCCTTCGCGCCGGCGCGCTTCACCTGGGGGGTGTGGCCGTTGGTGGGGCTGGTGTACACGATGGCGGTGGTGACGGTGTGGGAATGGCGGGGCGTCGCCTCCGGCCGCATGGGGGGCCCCCCCCAACAACACGATCGCCTCGGCGACCGACGCGCGCATCATCATTTCCGCGCGACCGTCATCGATTCAGCGCATCCTGCGCCCCCTCGCCCTCGCCTCGCTCACCGCGCTCGCGGTCGGCTACGCCGGCTACAACTACCTCGGCGTCACGCGCGACTGGTGGGGGGTGGTGCAGGGCTCGGTCGCCAATCGCGCGCGTCCGCTCGCCGAGTGGGTCGTGGCCAACACCGACAGCACCGCCGTGCTCGCGACCGATGA
- a CDS encoding AMIN domain-containing protein, producing the protein MRRVWTLAALPAVALFVGASPAGAAHIDTPVARATDAASAVTALSLVPGQGQAEVVIAISGPVAVQDFTVPTPHRIVLDLTGARLGAQGTTYDRVARGGITNIRTSQYRTDVVRIVLDIDGPRAYSVTRGDGVIRVAIKGDASFAAWHSSGAMLAEAIAAPAAPAPRAQAVTTEVSAGALPEPVAPDSNTSSVEAAVARASAQARPEAPAPEARQPQPDAEPAQPAQPKATQQPRQSQQPRITVTWSDADIRDVLAGFATFSGRTLVVGKEVTGTVTAEIKDQPWDVALKAILEAQGLAASEETSGIITVDSYKNILEKQSSEPVTTQMVNINYVSASSLVQTVQGLLYKECPIGASSGGAAANGPGSNNGCIIRGTVAADSGTNSLIVTEVTSRLPDLLQYVKGLDVRTPQVALKAKIISVSRTQIEQLGLSYDLGSSGTFFNTLMPRIPEGQTSPGTFDSRVELGGDALAGVSNASRKYKQGSALNLIFSTALGKYSLTSFLDALRETQLSDIQAEPSIVTLDNRQARMFVGQETPVRVIDAGSQGQIGAPVRANVQFRETGIILTVTPHITNNRQIRMTMEAEQSDLSIVGGDLGFIINKRNAKTQLLVNNGETAVIGGLTQTQVTKNKSGIPILSDLPLIGRLFSQSDSREEKKDLLILITPHIIDEGDAVRPPDGSSK; encoded by the coding sequence ATGAGGCGAGTTTGGACGCTGGCCGCACTGCCGGCCGTCGCGCTGTTCGTCGGCGCGTCGCCCGCAGGCGCCGCGCACATCGATACGCCGGTCGCCCGCGCGACCGACGCCGCCAGCGCGGTCACGGCGCTCTCGCTCGTGCCGGGCCAGGGGCAGGCGGAAGTGGTGATCGCGATCTCCGGACCCGTGGCGGTTCAGGACTTCACGGTCCCCACCCCCCATCGCATCGTCCTCGACCTCACGGGCGCCCGTCTCGGCGCCCAGGGGACGACGTACGATCGCGTGGCCCGCGGCGGGATCACGAACATCCGGACCTCGCAGTATCGCACCGACGTGGTGCGCATCGTCCTCGACATCGACGGCCCGCGCGCCTACAGCGTGACCCGCGGTGACGGCGTCATTCGCGTCGCCATCAAGGGTGACGCGTCGTTCGCCGCCTGGCACTCGTCAGGCGCGATGCTCGCCGAAGCGATCGCCGCCCCGGCCGCCCCGGCGCCACGCGCCCAGGCCGTGACGACGGAAGTGTCGGCCGGCGCGCTCCCCGAGCCCGTCGCCCCCGACAGCAACACGTCGTCGGTCGAGGCCGCGGTCGCCCGCGCCTCCGCCCAGGCGCGCCCCGAGGCCCCGGCCCCGGAAGCCCGCCAGCCGCAACCCGACGCTGAGCCGGCCCAGCCGGCCCAGCCCAAGGCCACGCAGCAGCCGCGCCAGTCGCAGCAGCCGCGCATCACGGTCACCTGGTCCGACGCCGACATCCGCGACGTGCTCGCCGGCTTCGCCACCTTCTCCGGCCGCACGCTCGTCGTCGGCAAGGAAGTGACCGGGACCGTCACCGCCGAGATCAAGGACCAGCCGTGGGACGTCGCCCTCAAGGCGATCCTCGAGGCCCAGGGGCTCGCCGCGAGCGAGGAAACCTCGGGCATCATCACGGTCGACAGCTACAAGAACATCCTCGAGAAGCAGTCGAGCGAGCCGGTCACCACGCAGATGGTGAACATCAACTACGTCTCGGCCAGCTCCCTCGTGCAGACGGTGCAGGGGCTCCTCTACAAGGAATGCCCGATCGGCGCCTCGTCCGGCGGCGCCGCGGCCAACGGCCCGGGCAGCAACAACGGCTGCATCATCCGCGGCACCGTCGCGGCCGATAGCGGCACCAACTCGCTCATCGTCACCGAAGTCACCTCGCGCCTGCCGGACCTCCTGCAGTACGTGAAGGGGCTCGACGTCCGCACCCCGCAGGTCGCCCTCAAGGCCAAGATCATCTCGGTCTCGCGCACGCAGATCGAGCAGCTCGGCCTGTCGTACGACCTGGGCTCGAGCGGGACGTTCTTCAATACGCTCATGCCGCGCATTCCCGAGGGGCAGACCTCCCCGGGGACCTTCGACTCCCGCGTGGAGCTGGGCGGCGACGCGCTCGCCGGCGTCTCCAACGCCAGCCGCAAGTACAAGCAGGGCTCGGCGCTCAACCTCATCTTCTCCACCGCGTTAGGCAAGTACTCGCTGACGTCGTTCCTCGACGCCCTCCGCGAGACGCAGCTCTCCGACATCCAGGCCGAGCCGAGCATCGTCACGCTCGACAACCGCCAGGCCCGCATGTTTGTCGGCCAGGAAACCCCGGTCCGCGTCATCGACGCCGGGTCGCAGGGGCAGATCGGCGCCCCCGTCCGCGCCAACGTCCAGTTCCGCGAGACCGGCATCATCCTCACGGTCACGCCGCACATCACGAACAACCGCCAGATCCGCATGACGATGGAGGCCGAGCAGTCGGACCTCAGCATCGTCGGCGGCGACCTGGGCTTCATCATCAACAAGCGCAACGCCAAGACGCAGCTCCTCGTGAACAACGGCGAGACGGCGGTCATCGGCGGCCTCACGCAGACGCAGGTCACGAAGAACAAGTCCGGCATCCCGATCCTCTCGGACCTCCCGCTGATCGGGCGCCTCTTCTCGCAGTCCGACTCGCGCGAGGAGAAGAAGGACCTGCTCATCCTCATCACGCCGCACATCATCGACGAGGGCGACGCCGTGCGCCCGCCCGATGGGAGCAGCAAGTAA
- a CDS encoding sigma-54-dependent Fis family transcriptional regulator — protein MIDRAANGPCVLVVDDEAGILESLRILLKNEGFTPHVALGGRQGLEQIESLAPDVVLSDIRMPAVGGLEILSAARQKDPDMPVILMTAQATLQSAMQAVNEGAFYYIQKPFRNDELLAILRRATEHRVLRVENKTLKQEIKRRDKSTGARPIGKSRAWQDVLRLAETVAPTDSTVLIQGESGTGKEVIARYIHDLSLRVDGAFLSINCGALPESLLESELFGHVKGSFTGAVKDKTGLFASAEKGTFFLDEIGETTPATQVKLLRVLQQRQIIPVGATEAIPINTRLLAATNRDLEEEIRRGTFRRDLYYRLNVIAIHLPPLRERRDDIPLLVDAFLARSAQQRGQAVKQLSEGALDMVMRYNWPGNVRELENALERACILTEGTMIELAALPEKLSSHTPERLVEDRATPNPPLDVIERAYILWVLQSEGGNKTRAAEALGIDPSTLHRKLQRFGTEN, from the coding sequence GTGATTGACCGTGCTGCCAACGGACCCTGCGTCCTCGTCGTGGACGACGAGGCGGGGATCCTCGAATCGCTCCGCATCCTGCTCAAGAACGAGGGCTTCACCCCACACGTCGCGTTAGGCGGCCGGCAGGGGCTGGAGCAGATCGAGTCGCTGGCGCCGGACGTCGTGCTGAGCGACATCCGCATGCCGGCGGTCGGGGGGCTCGAGATCCTGAGCGCCGCGCGCCAGAAGGATCCCGACATGCCGGTGATCCTCATGACCGCGCAGGCGACGCTGCAGTCGGCGATGCAGGCGGTCAACGAGGGGGCGTTCTACTATATCCAGAAGCCGTTCCGCAACGATGAGCTGCTGGCGATCCTGCGGCGTGCCACCGAGCACCGCGTGCTGCGGGTGGAGAACAAGACGCTCAAGCAGGAGATCAAGCGGCGCGACAAGTCGACCGGGGCGCGTCCCATCGGGAAGAGTCGCGCCTGGCAGGACGTGCTGCGCCTGGCGGAGACCGTCGCCCCCACCGACTCGACCGTCCTGATCCAGGGCGAGTCGGGGACGGGCAAGGAAGTCATTGCCCGCTACATTCACGACCTGTCGCTGCGCGTCGACGGGGCCTTTCTCTCGATCAACTGCGGCGCGCTCCCCGAGAGCCTGCTGGAGAGCGAACTGTTCGGCCACGTGAAGGGCTCCTTCACCGGCGCCGTGAAGGACAAGACCGGCCTGTTCGCCTCGGCGGAGAAGGGGACGTTCTTCCTCGACGAAATCGGCGAGACCACGCCGGCGACCCAGGTGAAGCTCCTGCGCGTGTTGCAGCAACGGCAGATCATCCCGGTGGGGGCCACCGAGGCCATCCCGATCAACACGCGATTGCTGGCGGCGACCAACCGTGATCTCGAGGAGGAGATCCGGCGCGGGACGTTCCGCCGCGACCTGTACTATCGCCTCAACGTCATCGCCATCCACCTCCCTCCGCTGCGTGAGCGACGCGACGACATCCCGCTCCTGGTCGACGCCTTCCTGGCGCGCAGCGCGCAGCAGCGCGGACAAGCGGTGAAGCAGCTGAGCGAGGGGGCGCTGGACATGGTGATGCGCTACAACTGGCCCGGCAACGTGCGCGAGCTGGAGAATGCGCTGGAGCGCGCGTGCATCCTCACCGAGGGGACGATGATCGAACTGGCCGCGCTGCCGGAGAAGCTCTCGTCGCACACGCCGGAGCGCCTGGTGGAGGACCGCGCGACCCCGAATCCGCCGCTCGACGTGATCGAGCGCGCCTACATCCTCTGGGTGCTGCAGTCGGAAGGGGGGAACAAGACGCGGGCGGCCGAGGCGTTAGGCATCGATCCATCGACGCTGCATCGCAAGCTGCAGCGATTCGGGACCGAGAATTGA
- the pilM gene encoding type IV pilus assembly protein PilM, whose product MALFGRKKTTIGLDVGSGLIKVAVIDHGRGEPELTKVVITPLLADAIVEGEIMDPGIVTDAIRSAIEQAGLKTKDVVTAVGGRDVIIKKIQIERVKEQQARELMRWEAEQHVPFDMESVELDFQILDPDGDGMEMSVLLVAAKRDLIETKMRLLTDAGLHTAIVDVDAFALHNAFEINHPDAMSGVVGLINIGHEVTNINILDEGVPILTRDLTVGTRRFREDLQRERGLGADEAESLLQGYDRSTHLDAVIENRGEEIAVGVERAAAFLASSSRSGGQMRAVYLCGGGARVPGLADALGRRLRLPVEQANPLANIRIREGALDNLVTDEVAPLLMLPIGLALRKAA is encoded by the coding sequence ATGGCGCTCTTCGGTCGCAAGAAGACGACGATCGGCCTCGACGTCGGCTCGGGGCTCATCAAAGTCGCGGTCATCGACCACGGCCGCGGCGAGCCCGAACTCACGAAGGTCGTGATCACGCCGCTGCTCGCTGACGCCATCGTCGAAGGCGAGATCATGGATCCGGGCATCGTCACCGATGCCATCCGCAGCGCCATCGAGCAGGCGGGGCTCAAGACCAAGGACGTCGTCACCGCCGTCGGCGGACGCGACGTCATCATCAAGAAGATCCAGATCGAGCGCGTGAAGGAGCAGCAGGCCCGCGAACTCATGCGATGGGAGGCGGAGCAGCACGTCCCCTTCGACATGGAGTCGGTCGAGCTGGACTTCCAGATCCTCGATCCGGATGGCGACGGCATGGAGATGAGCGTCCTGCTCGTCGCGGCCAAGCGCGACCTCATCGAGACGAAGATGCGCCTCCTCACCGACGCGGGGCTCCACACCGCGATCGTCGACGTCGACGCCTTCGCCCTGCATAACGCCTTCGAGATCAACCACCCGGATGCGATGAGCGGTGTGGTCGGGCTGATCAACATCGGCCACGAAGTCACCAACATCAACATCCTCGACGAAGGGGTGCCGATCCTGACCCGTGACCTCACGGTCGGGACGCGTCGCTTCCGCGAGGACCTGCAGCGGGAGCGCGGACTGGGCGCCGACGAGGCCGAGTCGCTCCTGCAGGGCTACGATCGGTCGACGCACCTGGATGCGGTGATCGAGAACCGCGGCGAGGAAATCGCCGTCGGGGTCGAGCGCGCCGCGGCCTTCCTCGCGTCGTCGTCGCGATCGGGCGGGCAGATGCGCGCCGTGTACCTCTGCGGCGGCGGGGCCCGCGTCCCGGGGCTCGCCGACGCGTTAGGCAGGCGCTTGCGCCTCCCGGTCGAGCAGGCCAACCCGCTCGCGAACATCCGCATCCGCGAAGGCGCGCTCGACAACCTCGTCACCGACGAAGTCGCCCCGCTCCTCATGCTTCCCATTGGCCTGGCGCTCCGCAAGGCTGCCTGA
- a CDS encoding prepilin-type N-terminal cleavage/methylation domain-containing protein, which translates to MLNKTRKGFTLIELLIVVVIIGILAAIAIPKFANTKEKAYLASMKSDLRNMATTQESYFADNQVYVAGSAANTTGGTSSLYGFVPSAGVTVTASASGGTGWSATSAHTATARTCAIFVGVAAVSPATVEAEPKCN; encoded by the coding sequence ATGCTGAACAAGACTCGCAAGGGCTTCACGCTGATCGAACTCCTGATCGTTGTCGTCATCATCGGCATCCTGGCCGCGATCGCGATCCCGAAGTTCGCCAACACGAAGGAGAAGGCGTACCTCGCGTCGATGAAGTCTGACCTCCGCAACATGGCCACCACGCAGGAGTCGTACTTCGCTGACAACCAGGTGTACGTTGCCGGTAGCGCCGCGAACACGACGGGCGGCACCAGCTCGCTCTACGGGTTCGTTCCGTCGGCTGGCGTGACGGTGACCGCGTCCGCCTCGGGCGGCACGGGCTGGAGCGCGACGTCGGCCCACACGGCCACGGCCCGCACCTGCGCCATCTTTGTCGGTGTCGCGGCGGTCTCGCCGGCGACGGTCGAAGCCGAGCCGAAGTGCAACTAA